From the Scatophagus argus isolate fScaArg1 chromosome 21, fScaArg1.pri, whole genome shotgun sequence genome, one window contains:
- the LOC124052743 gene encoding SUN domain-containing protein 1-like isoform X5, giving the protein MLCVSVSPGMSCDEDVGLQSWGWTDLSSYSSAVSDSEKEQQVVSPVHIMSRRSLRLDDGLLDRGLPHGSTSLSVGGASWRSTRSLKSRRSQQLSVSCSESLLLSTPRKLPAQPLLNSSLHSEASDASLLSSLLDDSSVQETTLVDTLWGLDHDVDPKESTIVAEQSTVLADRTLIGSDLRCAKHPVQTLSRVYCRDCELHSDRKESTYRPSSSSTTTTCVTGREPTEPREPEISTIYCRDRSRKTRTARAGRSGVMNLRESTTNQREPHPDRSLCEDCKEVRHSETDPVASSSPSWSSAASCLLGLMWSAAAFTAWCLSAASAVWPLTRKACSACGRAGRSAGKTAGDVFRWLSMRCHHMTTSALLTRFPPRLLLVLLPLLLLFSLCCFSSAGLHAVFPAVSVTEWRTVVSVVPGLSSIYGFMSSQSQTAEGSVEESKEVQPYEEAPYGPPPEAKTVGEEEAVAADESKRLVHLERSLTVLWERVEAGGRQAEQRHREVLQLYTDLQQLVSGQNDAEESWQSGLLEQQLEQQLEQLRTRLDEDRRQREQQDSSQQQTQLSRLEHLELQLQILAAKTEEVQRRQEAAAAASPSSATTLPAAVSAVVDRHSHDALLTEVARLEVDLQDVRRDVEGLSGCGDGCRQLDRIQQMISEQVSAQVHEEVRTLVYNAGGLPESLLQWLSQRYVSGAELQASLASLELSILQNISLQLERRRSEETVREAVLHAARSAGAVVTQEDVQAIVSNALRLFSQDRTGLADYALESGGGSILSTRCSETYETKAALLSLFGVPLWYFSQSPRAVIQPDVHPGNCWAFRGSKGFLVIRLSMRILPTSFSLEHIPKALAPSGTLRSAPRHFSVYGLDDESQERGRLLGSYAYEEDGEALQTFPVTEESDRTFQIIEVQVLSNWGHLEYTCMYRFRVHGTPRDS; this is encoded by the exons atgctgtgtgtgtctgtgtccccTGGAATGTCCTGTGATGAGGACGTGGGCCTGCAGAGCTGGGGCTGGACTGACCT ctccagTTACTCCTCAGCAGTGTCAGACTCGGAGAAGGAGCAGCAGGTCGTGTCGCCTGTCCACATCATGTCCAGACGCAGCCTGCGGCTCGACGACGGCCTGCTGGACCGCGGTCTGCCACACGGCAGCACCTCCCTCAGCGTTGGAGGAGCCAGCTGGAGGAGCACCAG gtcaCTGAAGTCTCGTCGTTCTCAGCAGCTCTCCGTGTCCTGCTCAGAGTCTCTCCTCCTCAGTACTCCTCGTAAGCTGCCTGCGCAGCCTCTCCTGAACAGCAGCCTCCACAGCGAGGCCTCCGACGcctccctgctctcctccctgCTGGACGACTCCTCCGTCCAGGAGACCACGCTGGTTGACACCCTCTGGG GTTTGGACCATGACGTCGATCCCAAAG AGAGCACCATCGTAGCGGAGCAGAGCACCGTCTTGGCAGACCGCACTCTGATTGGTTCAGACCTGCGCTGTGCCAAACACCCGGTCCAGACGCTCAGCAGGGTTTACTGCAGAGACTGTGAGCTGCACTCTGACAGGAAGGAGTCCACATACCGcccctcctcctcgtccaccaccaccacctgtgTGACAGGACGGGAACCCACGGAGCCCAGAGAGCCAGAAATTTCCACCATCTACTGCAGAGACCGGAGCCGCAAGACCCGCACAG CTCGAGCCGGTCGCAGTGGAGTCATGAACCTGAGGGAGTCCACCACGAACCAGAGGGAGCCTCATCCCGACAGATCTCTGT GTGAGGACTGTAAGGAGGTACGACACTCGGAGACGGACCCTGTGGCTTCATCGTCACCTTCGTGGTcctcagctgcttcctgtttgctgGGGCTGATGTGGagtgctgctgcttttacag CTTGGTGTCTGAGTGCAGCTTCAGCCGTTTGGCCTCTGACCCGGAAAGCGTGTTCAGCTTGTGGGCGAGCCGGCCGCTCTGCAG gtaAGACGGCAGGTGACGTTTTCAGGTGGCTCAGCATGCGATGCCATCACATGACCACCAGCGCCCTCTTGACTCG gtttCCTCCCAGACTCCTCCTGgttctcctccctctgctgctcctcttca GTCTGTGCTGCTTCAGTTCAGCTGGTCTTCACGCTGTCTTTCCAGCTGTCAGCGTCACAGAGTGGAGGACGGTGGTCTCTGTCGTCCCTGGTTTGTCCTCCATCTACGGGTTCATGTCCTCCCAGAGCCAAACAGCAGAGGGCTCTGTGGAGGAGTCGAAGGAGGTGCAGCCATACGAGGAGGCGCCCTACGGTCCACCTCCAGAGGCTAAAACCGTAGGAGAGGAG GAAGCGGTGGCAGCAGACGAGTCCAAGCGGCTCGTTCATCTGGAGCGGAGTCTGACGGTGCTGTGGGAGCGGGTGGAGGCCGGAGGGCGGCAGGCGGAGCAGAGACACAGGGAGGTGCTGCAGCTGTACACTGACCTCCAGCAGCTGGTCTCTGGTCAGAATGATGCTGAGGAATCCTGGCAGAGTGgcctgctggagcagcagctggagcagcagctggagcagctcaggACTCGACTGGACGAGGACAGACGGCAGAGGGAACAG CAGGACTCGTCACAGCAGCAGACTCAGTTGTCTCGTCTGGAACAtctggagctgcagctgcagattcTGGCTGCCAAAACGGAG GAGGTGCAGCGGAGAcaagaagctgctgcagcagcctcGCCTTCGTCAGCTACGACCCTGCCGGCTGCCGTCAG TGCTGTTGTGGATCGTCACTCCCACGACGCCTTGCTGACGGAGGTTGCGCGGTTGGAGGTGGATCTGCAGGACGTCAGGCGGGATGTTGAGGGTCTGTCTGGGTGTGGAGACGGCTGCCGACAACTTGACAGGATTCAGCAGATG ATTTCTGAGCAGGTTTCAGCTCAGGTGCATGAGGAGGTCCGGACCCTGGTCTACAACGCCGGCGGACTCCCTGAGTCGCTGCTCCAGTGGCTGTCGCAGCGGTACGTCAGTGGGGCCGAGCTGCAGGCGTCGCTGGCCTCTCTGGAGCTCAGCATCCTGCAGAACATCAGCCTACAGCTGGAACGGCGCCGCAGCGAGGAGACGGTCAGAGAGGCCGTCCTGCACGCCGCCAGGTCTGCTGGGGCCGTCGTGACGCAGGAG GACGTCCAGGCGATCGTGTCAAACGCTCTGCGTCTGTTCTCTCAGGACAGAACCGGCCTGGCGGACTACGCTCTGGAGTCCGGAG ggggcagcaTCCTGAGCACTCGCTGCTCGGAGACGTACGAGACGAAGGCCGCTCTGCTCAGCCTGTTCGGAGTTCCCCTCTGGTATTTCTCTCAGTCTCCTCGAGCTGTGATCCAG CCGGACGTCCACCCCGGAAACTGCTGGGCCTTCAGAGGCTCCAAGGGCTTCCTGGTGATCCGCCTGTCCATGAGGATCCTCCCCACCTCCTTCTCCCTGGAGCACATCCCAAAAGCGCTGGCTCCGAGCGGGACGCTGCGCAGCGCCCCCCGACACTTCAGCGTCTAC ggtcTGGATGACGAGAGTCAGGAGAGAGGAAGGCTGCTGGGATCGTACGCCTACGAGGAGGATGGAGAAGCTCTACAGACCTTCCCTGTCACC GAGGAGAGCGACCGGACCTTCCAGATCATCGAGGTTCAGGTGTTGTCCAACTGGGGCCACCTGGAGTACACCTGCATGTACCGCTTCAGGGTCCACGGGACGCCCAGGGACTCGTGA
- the LOC124052743 gene encoding SUN domain-containing protein 1-like isoform X1 produces the protein MLCVSVSPGMSCDEDVGLQSWGWTDLSSYSSAVSDSEKEQQVVSPVHIMSRRSLRLDDGLLDRGLPHGSTSLSVGGASWRSTRSLKSRRSQQLSVSCSESLLLSTPRKLPAQPLLNSSLHSEASDASLLSSLLDDSSVQETTLVDTLWGLDHDVDPKESTIVAEQSTVLADRTLIGSDLRCAKHPVQTLSRVYCRDCELHSDRKESTYRPSSSSTTTTCVTGREPTEPREPEISTIYCRDRSRKTRTAGVLASVWNRSAACVVSLLTLLYHQLTQQKQCDVTDVLQLWLDSCALCVRRATACCVSVLTHTWQVCQGRASQLPQVIGARAGRSGVMNLRESTTNQREPHPDRSLCEDCKEVRHSETDPVASSSPSWSSAASCLLGLMWSAAAFTAWCLSAASAVWPLTRKACSACGRAGRSAGKTAGDVFRWLSMRCHHMTTSALLTRFPPRLLLVLLPLLLLFSLCCFSSAGLHAVFPAVSVTEWRTVVSVVPGLSSIYGFMSSQSQTAEGSVEESKEVQPYEEAPYGPPPEAKTVGEEEAVAADESKRLVHLERSLTVLWERVEAGGRQAEQRHREVLQLYTDLQQLVSGQNDAEESWQSGLLEQQLEQQLEQLRTRLDEDRRQREQQDSSQQQTQLSRLEHLELQLQILAAKTEEVQRRQEAAAAASPSSATTLPAAVSAVVDRHSHDALLTEVARLEVDLQDVRRDVEGLSGCGDGCRQLDRIQQMISEQVSAQVHEEVRTLVYNAGGLPESLLQWLSQRYVSGAELQASLASLELSILQNISLQLERRRSEETVREAVLHAARSAGAVVTQEDVQAIVSNALRLFSQDRTGLADYALESGGGSILSTRCSETYETKAALLSLFGVPLWYFSQSPRAVIQPDVHPGNCWAFRGSKGFLVIRLSMRILPTSFSLEHIPKALAPSGTLRSAPRHFSVYGLDDESQERGRLLGSYAYEEDGEALQTFPVTEESDRTFQIIEVQVLSNWGHLEYTCMYRFRVHGTPRDS, from the exons atgctgtgtgtgtctgtgtccccTGGAATGTCCTGTGATGAGGACGTGGGCCTGCAGAGCTGGGGCTGGACTGACCT ctccagTTACTCCTCAGCAGTGTCAGACTCGGAGAAGGAGCAGCAGGTCGTGTCGCCTGTCCACATCATGTCCAGACGCAGCCTGCGGCTCGACGACGGCCTGCTGGACCGCGGTCTGCCACACGGCAGCACCTCCCTCAGCGTTGGAGGAGCCAGCTGGAGGAGCACCAG gtcaCTGAAGTCTCGTCGTTCTCAGCAGCTCTCCGTGTCCTGCTCAGAGTCTCTCCTCCTCAGTACTCCTCGTAAGCTGCCTGCGCAGCCTCTCCTGAACAGCAGCCTCCACAGCGAGGCCTCCGACGcctccctgctctcctccctgCTGGACGACTCCTCCGTCCAGGAGACCACGCTGGTTGACACCCTCTGGG GTTTGGACCATGACGTCGATCCCAAAG AGAGCACCATCGTAGCGGAGCAGAGCACCGTCTTGGCAGACCGCACTCTGATTGGTTCAGACCTGCGCTGTGCCAAACACCCGGTCCAGACGCTCAGCAGGGTTTACTGCAGAGACTGTGAGCTGCACTCTGACAGGAAGGAGTCCACATACCGcccctcctcctcgtccaccaccaccacctgtgTGACAGGACGGGAACCCACGGAGCCCAGAGAGCCAGAAATTTCCACCATCTACTGCAGAGACCGGAGCCGCAAGACCCGCACAG CAGGTGTGTTGGCGTCCGTGTGGAACAGGTCAGCAGCCTGCGTGGTTTCCCTGCTCACTCTGCTTTATCACCAGctgacacagcagaaacagtGCGATGTAACAG atgtgctgcagctgtggctgGACTCCTGTGCGTTGTGTGTCAGGAGAGCTacagcctgctgtgtgtctgtgctgacaCACACCTGGCAGGTGTGTCAGGGGCGGGCCTCACAGCTCCCACAGGTCATCGGAG CTCGAGCCGGTCGCAGTGGAGTCATGAACCTGAGGGAGTCCACCACGAACCAGAGGGAGCCTCATCCCGACAGATCTCTGT GTGAGGACTGTAAGGAGGTACGACACTCGGAGACGGACCCTGTGGCTTCATCGTCACCTTCGTGGTcctcagctgcttcctgtttgctgGGGCTGATGTGGagtgctgctgcttttacag CTTGGTGTCTGAGTGCAGCTTCAGCCGTTTGGCCTCTGACCCGGAAAGCGTGTTCAGCTTGTGGGCGAGCCGGCCGCTCTGCAG gtaAGACGGCAGGTGACGTTTTCAGGTGGCTCAGCATGCGATGCCATCACATGACCACCAGCGCCCTCTTGACTCG gtttCCTCCCAGACTCCTCCTGgttctcctccctctgctgctcctcttca GTCTGTGCTGCTTCAGTTCAGCTGGTCTTCACGCTGTCTTTCCAGCTGTCAGCGTCACAGAGTGGAGGACGGTGGTCTCTGTCGTCCCTGGTTTGTCCTCCATCTACGGGTTCATGTCCTCCCAGAGCCAAACAGCAGAGGGCTCTGTGGAGGAGTCGAAGGAGGTGCAGCCATACGAGGAGGCGCCCTACGGTCCACCTCCAGAGGCTAAAACCGTAGGAGAGGAG GAAGCGGTGGCAGCAGACGAGTCCAAGCGGCTCGTTCATCTGGAGCGGAGTCTGACGGTGCTGTGGGAGCGGGTGGAGGCCGGAGGGCGGCAGGCGGAGCAGAGACACAGGGAGGTGCTGCAGCTGTACACTGACCTCCAGCAGCTGGTCTCTGGTCAGAATGATGCTGAGGAATCCTGGCAGAGTGgcctgctggagcagcagctggagcagcagctggagcagctcaggACTCGACTGGACGAGGACAGACGGCAGAGGGAACAG CAGGACTCGTCACAGCAGCAGACTCAGTTGTCTCGTCTGGAACAtctggagctgcagctgcagattcTGGCTGCCAAAACGGAG GAGGTGCAGCGGAGAcaagaagctgctgcagcagcctcGCCTTCGTCAGCTACGACCCTGCCGGCTGCCGTCAG TGCTGTTGTGGATCGTCACTCCCACGACGCCTTGCTGACGGAGGTTGCGCGGTTGGAGGTGGATCTGCAGGACGTCAGGCGGGATGTTGAGGGTCTGTCTGGGTGTGGAGACGGCTGCCGACAACTTGACAGGATTCAGCAGATG ATTTCTGAGCAGGTTTCAGCTCAGGTGCATGAGGAGGTCCGGACCCTGGTCTACAACGCCGGCGGACTCCCTGAGTCGCTGCTCCAGTGGCTGTCGCAGCGGTACGTCAGTGGGGCCGAGCTGCAGGCGTCGCTGGCCTCTCTGGAGCTCAGCATCCTGCAGAACATCAGCCTACAGCTGGAACGGCGCCGCAGCGAGGAGACGGTCAGAGAGGCCGTCCTGCACGCCGCCAGGTCTGCTGGGGCCGTCGTGACGCAGGAG GACGTCCAGGCGATCGTGTCAAACGCTCTGCGTCTGTTCTCTCAGGACAGAACCGGCCTGGCGGACTACGCTCTGGAGTCCGGAG ggggcagcaTCCTGAGCACTCGCTGCTCGGAGACGTACGAGACGAAGGCCGCTCTGCTCAGCCTGTTCGGAGTTCCCCTCTGGTATTTCTCTCAGTCTCCTCGAGCTGTGATCCAG CCGGACGTCCACCCCGGAAACTGCTGGGCCTTCAGAGGCTCCAAGGGCTTCCTGGTGATCCGCCTGTCCATGAGGATCCTCCCCACCTCCTTCTCCCTGGAGCACATCCCAAAAGCGCTGGCTCCGAGCGGGACGCTGCGCAGCGCCCCCCGACACTTCAGCGTCTAC ggtcTGGATGACGAGAGTCAGGAGAGAGGAAGGCTGCTGGGATCGTACGCCTACGAGGAGGATGGAGAAGCTCTACAGACCTTCCCTGTCACC GAGGAGAGCGACCGGACCTTCCAGATCATCGAGGTTCAGGTGTTGTCCAACTGGGGCCACCTGGAGTACACCTGCATGTACCGCTTCAGGGTCCACGGGACGCCCAGGGACTCGTGA
- the LOC124052743 gene encoding SUN domain-containing protein 1-like isoform X2 yields MLCVSVSPGMSCDEDVGLQSWGWTDLSSYSSAVSDSEKEQQVVSPVHIMSRRSLRLDDGLLDRGLPHGSTSLSVGGASWRSTRSLKSRRSQQLSVSCSESLLLSTPRKLPAQPLLNSSLHSEASDASLLSSLLDDSSVQETTLVDTLWGLDHDVDPKESTIVAEQSTVLADRTLIGSDLRCAKHPVQTLSRVYCRDCELHSDRKESTYRPSSSSTTTTCVTGREPTEPREPEISTIYCRDRSRKTRTAGVLASVWNRSAACVVSLLTLLYHQLTQQKQCDVTDVLQLWLDSCALCVRRATACCVSVLTHTWQVCQGRASQLPQVIGARAGRSGVMNLRESTTNQREPHPDRSLCEDCKEVRHSETDPVASSSPSWSSAASCLLGLMWSAAAFTAWCLSAASAVWPLTRKACSACGRAGRSAGKTAGDVFRWLSMRCHHMTTSALLTRFPPRLLLVLLPLLLLFSLCCFSSAGLHAVFPAVSVTEWRTVVSVVPGLSSIYGFMSSQSQTAEGSVEESKEVQPYEEAPYGPPPEAKTVGEEEAVAADESKRLVHLERSLTVLWERVEAGGRQAEQRHREVLQLYTDLQQLVSGQNDAEESWQSGLLEQQLEQQLEQLRTRLDEDRRQREQDSSQQQTQLSRLEHLELQLQILAAKTEEVQRRQEAAAAASPSSATTLPAAVSAVVDRHSHDALLTEVARLEVDLQDVRRDVEGLSGCGDGCRQLDRIQQMISEQVSAQVHEEVRTLVYNAGGLPESLLQWLSQRYVSGAELQASLASLELSILQNISLQLERRRSEETVREAVLHAARSAGAVVTQEDVQAIVSNALRLFSQDRTGLADYALESGGGSILSTRCSETYETKAALLSLFGVPLWYFSQSPRAVIQPDVHPGNCWAFRGSKGFLVIRLSMRILPTSFSLEHIPKALAPSGTLRSAPRHFSVYGLDDESQERGRLLGSYAYEEDGEALQTFPVTEESDRTFQIIEVQVLSNWGHLEYTCMYRFRVHGTPRDS; encoded by the exons atgctgtgtgtgtctgtgtccccTGGAATGTCCTGTGATGAGGACGTGGGCCTGCAGAGCTGGGGCTGGACTGACCT ctccagTTACTCCTCAGCAGTGTCAGACTCGGAGAAGGAGCAGCAGGTCGTGTCGCCTGTCCACATCATGTCCAGACGCAGCCTGCGGCTCGACGACGGCCTGCTGGACCGCGGTCTGCCACACGGCAGCACCTCCCTCAGCGTTGGAGGAGCCAGCTGGAGGAGCACCAG gtcaCTGAAGTCTCGTCGTTCTCAGCAGCTCTCCGTGTCCTGCTCAGAGTCTCTCCTCCTCAGTACTCCTCGTAAGCTGCCTGCGCAGCCTCTCCTGAACAGCAGCCTCCACAGCGAGGCCTCCGACGcctccctgctctcctccctgCTGGACGACTCCTCCGTCCAGGAGACCACGCTGGTTGACACCCTCTGGG GTTTGGACCATGACGTCGATCCCAAAG AGAGCACCATCGTAGCGGAGCAGAGCACCGTCTTGGCAGACCGCACTCTGATTGGTTCAGACCTGCGCTGTGCCAAACACCCGGTCCAGACGCTCAGCAGGGTTTACTGCAGAGACTGTGAGCTGCACTCTGACAGGAAGGAGTCCACATACCGcccctcctcctcgtccaccaccaccacctgtgTGACAGGACGGGAACCCACGGAGCCCAGAGAGCCAGAAATTTCCACCATCTACTGCAGAGACCGGAGCCGCAAGACCCGCACAG CAGGTGTGTTGGCGTCCGTGTGGAACAGGTCAGCAGCCTGCGTGGTTTCCCTGCTCACTCTGCTTTATCACCAGctgacacagcagaaacagtGCGATGTAACAG atgtgctgcagctgtggctgGACTCCTGTGCGTTGTGTGTCAGGAGAGCTacagcctgctgtgtgtctgtgctgacaCACACCTGGCAGGTGTGTCAGGGGCGGGCCTCACAGCTCCCACAGGTCATCGGAG CTCGAGCCGGTCGCAGTGGAGTCATGAACCTGAGGGAGTCCACCACGAACCAGAGGGAGCCTCATCCCGACAGATCTCTGT GTGAGGACTGTAAGGAGGTACGACACTCGGAGACGGACCCTGTGGCTTCATCGTCACCTTCGTGGTcctcagctgcttcctgtttgctgGGGCTGATGTGGagtgctgctgcttttacag CTTGGTGTCTGAGTGCAGCTTCAGCCGTTTGGCCTCTGACCCGGAAAGCGTGTTCAGCTTGTGGGCGAGCCGGCCGCTCTGCAG gtaAGACGGCAGGTGACGTTTTCAGGTGGCTCAGCATGCGATGCCATCACATGACCACCAGCGCCCTCTTGACTCG gtttCCTCCCAGACTCCTCCTGgttctcctccctctgctgctcctcttca GTCTGTGCTGCTTCAGTTCAGCTGGTCTTCACGCTGTCTTTCCAGCTGTCAGCGTCACAGAGTGGAGGACGGTGGTCTCTGTCGTCCCTGGTTTGTCCTCCATCTACGGGTTCATGTCCTCCCAGAGCCAAACAGCAGAGGGCTCTGTGGAGGAGTCGAAGGAGGTGCAGCCATACGAGGAGGCGCCCTACGGTCCACCTCCAGAGGCTAAAACCGTAGGAGAGGAG GAAGCGGTGGCAGCAGACGAGTCCAAGCGGCTCGTTCATCTGGAGCGGAGTCTGACGGTGCTGTGGGAGCGGGTGGAGGCCGGAGGGCGGCAGGCGGAGCAGAGACACAGGGAGGTGCTGCAGCTGTACACTGACCTCCAGCAGCTGGTCTCTGGTCAGAATGATGCTGAGGAATCCTGGCAGAGTGgcctgctggagcagcagctggagcagcagctggagcagctcaggACTCGACTGGACGAGGACAGACGGCAGAGGGAACAG GACTCGTCACAGCAGCAGACTCAGTTGTCTCGTCTGGAACAtctggagctgcagctgcagattcTGGCTGCCAAAACGGAG GAGGTGCAGCGGAGAcaagaagctgctgcagcagcctcGCCTTCGTCAGCTACGACCCTGCCGGCTGCCGTCAG TGCTGTTGTGGATCGTCACTCCCACGACGCCTTGCTGACGGAGGTTGCGCGGTTGGAGGTGGATCTGCAGGACGTCAGGCGGGATGTTGAGGGTCTGTCTGGGTGTGGAGACGGCTGCCGACAACTTGACAGGATTCAGCAGATG ATTTCTGAGCAGGTTTCAGCTCAGGTGCATGAGGAGGTCCGGACCCTGGTCTACAACGCCGGCGGACTCCCTGAGTCGCTGCTCCAGTGGCTGTCGCAGCGGTACGTCAGTGGGGCCGAGCTGCAGGCGTCGCTGGCCTCTCTGGAGCTCAGCATCCTGCAGAACATCAGCCTACAGCTGGAACGGCGCCGCAGCGAGGAGACGGTCAGAGAGGCCGTCCTGCACGCCGCCAGGTCTGCTGGGGCCGTCGTGACGCAGGAG GACGTCCAGGCGATCGTGTCAAACGCTCTGCGTCTGTTCTCTCAGGACAGAACCGGCCTGGCGGACTACGCTCTGGAGTCCGGAG ggggcagcaTCCTGAGCACTCGCTGCTCGGAGACGTACGAGACGAAGGCCGCTCTGCTCAGCCTGTTCGGAGTTCCCCTCTGGTATTTCTCTCAGTCTCCTCGAGCTGTGATCCAG CCGGACGTCCACCCCGGAAACTGCTGGGCCTTCAGAGGCTCCAAGGGCTTCCTGGTGATCCGCCTGTCCATGAGGATCCTCCCCACCTCCTTCTCCCTGGAGCACATCCCAAAAGCGCTGGCTCCGAGCGGGACGCTGCGCAGCGCCCCCCGACACTTCAGCGTCTAC ggtcTGGATGACGAGAGTCAGGAGAGAGGAAGGCTGCTGGGATCGTACGCCTACGAGGAGGATGGAGAAGCTCTACAGACCTTCCCTGTCACC GAGGAGAGCGACCGGACCTTCCAGATCATCGAGGTTCAGGTGTTGTCCAACTGGGGCCACCTGGAGTACACCTGCATGTACCGCTTCAGGGTCCACGGGACGCCCAGGGACTCGTGA